In Oncorhynchus mykiss isolate Arlee chromosome 19, USDA_OmykA_1.1, whole genome shotgun sequence, the sequence attaaaTCGAGCACGtagccatagacaaacattggcagtagaatggccttactgaagagctcccgTCATAGGGTGACACCTTCTCATcatgtcagtttgtcaaatttctgtcctgctagagctgccccccggtcagctgtaagtgctgttattgtgaagtggaaacgtcaaggAGCAACACCGAAGTGGTAGGTAACACAATCTCACAGAActggactgccgagtgctgaagcatgtaggtcgtaaaaaaaaaacttatgtgtgtcctcggttgcaacactcaataaCAAGTTCCaagctgcctctggaagcaacttcagcacaataactgtttgtcgggagccgcacacaagcctcagatcaccatgctcaattcCAAGCgtcgtctggagtggtgtaaagctcgccgccattggactctggagcagtggaaaagcgttCTTTGGAGTGAAGATTCTCGCTTCACCATCTGCCactccgacggactaatctgggtttgccCCAATTCATAGTActaactataaagtttggtggatgaggaataatggtctggggctgtttttcatggttcagactTGGCcatttagttccagtgaagggaaatcgtaacgctacagcgtacaatgacattgtagacggTTCTGTGCAGCCCACattttggcaacagtttgaggaatgccctttcctgtttcagtgcCCGTCCTCACTAATGccgtggttgaatggaagcaagtcccccgcagcaatgttccaacatctagtggaaaaccttcccagaagagtggaggctgttatagcagcaacgggagagcccaactccatattaatacccatgattttggaatgagatgttcaacaagcaggtgtccacatacttttgatcatgtcgTGTTATATATACTGGTGTTGTGGTATTTTTATGCCTGGTGATGGAGAGTTTTGGGTTTCTCTGCTGATCTGTGACTTGAGCAGAGCCATTATTGTTACCAGAGGAAAGCTCTACTAAGTCATTACATGTGTGTTAGTCCAGTGGATCACAACAATGAAACAATCTACTGACAAAGTGTGGACAAGCCTTCTCCTTTACAGCATCGTAGTCCTGTGTAGAAGTGTTGTTCGTACATTAAGACCTGAGGCCTTTAAAAGCAAGATCCCAACAATCCCTGTCACTAAACACGGTGTGTTTCTTTGCAGTTTCCCACAGCCAGATCACCCGGCTCTACAGTCGCTTCACCAGCTTGGACAAAGGAGAGAACGGCACACTCAGGTACAGACAGCAGCCCCATCATGCAATgccactgggacacacacacaacgacaagCTTGATGAAACACTCGTAAATTCACTTTGGCTGTCTACTCCGATtttcagagcactctcgcctgagtgtgccagaggacagaataactgatgaatgtACGAACACTcgacacccgttgaatatggccggtgtcagtaaacgtcggcaaaaaaagcataattaaattgttgccagcagcagagttacagtcaccaacgctttggataacatgaaaactgcctaaccagctctgctagggagagtaaaatggtcagagtgagatgTTCtatcatttgtgtctggaagtagctgacaagctagccaacgttagcttgggtgcttgactgccgttgtgaggtcagaacgatCGGATCAACCCTAATCCTTgaccagagcgtccagtgtgcactctgaacgcTCTGGAGAGCGAAAAGCTCCGAATTTACCaacgcccagagcgcactctgaacgctctcttgctctccagattgaatttacaaacacaccctcAGACTTCCAGCCAAACACTGAAGTCATAGCCACGACACAATAGGCCTACACAGAAAGGAGGACAAGGTGAATCTGTGATGTCCTCTGGCTCTCTGTGGGAGGGGAGGTATTAGTGATGGGGGGGGAAAATCAATAgttgcaatattatttttggatgATATTAAATCGATATTTGACTCgtatcattaaaaaaatatatatatatatattttgcaacTGTAGGTAGTGTTATCCAAAACTCAGCTATTTTtaatcctatagcttgttctcagTCATTTTAAATAGGGGGGGCTTTTTTCAGCACTTATTCCCTTATTTTCGTTTTCTTACGCTCTTGTCTCTCTACAGCAGATATAGTGAggaatatgtttggaacatcaaatcacagtatcgaatcgaaTCAAATTCATATAGAATCagaatacatgtagaatcacactTCATATAGAATCCcactattcatatagaatcacacttcatatagaatcacactattcatggagaatcacactattcatggagaatcacactattcatatagaatcacactattcatatagaatcacactattcatatagaatcacactattcatatagaatcacactattcatatagaatcacactattcatatagaatcacacttcatatagaatcacactattcatggagaatcacactattcatggagaatcacactattcatatagaatcagaatacatgtagaatcactattcatatagaatcacactattcatatagaatcacactattatatagaatcacactattcatatagaatcacactattcatggagaatcacactattatatagaatcacactattcatatagaatcacactattcatatagaatcacactattcatatagaatcacactattcatggagaatcacactattcatggagaatcacactattcatatagaatcacactattcatggagaatcacactattcatggagaatcacactattcatatagaatcacactattcatggagaatcacactattcatggagaatcacactattcatatagaatcacactattcatatagaatcacactattcatatagaatcacactattcatatagaatcacactattcatggagaatcacactattcatggagaatcacactattcatatagaatcacactattcatatagaatcacactattcatggagaatcacactattcatggagaatcacactattcatatagaatcacactattcatggagaatcacactattcatatagaatcacactattcatatagaatcacactattcatgtAGAATCACACTattatatagaatcacactattcatggagaatcacactattcatatagaatcacactattcatatagaatcacactattcatggagaatcacactattcatatagaatcacactattcatatagaatcacacttcatatagaatcacactattcatatagaatcacactattatatagaatcacacttcatatagaatcacactattcatatagaatcacactattatatagaatcacactattcatggagaatcacactattcatggagaatcacactattcatatagaatcacacttcatatagaatcacactattcatatagaatcacactattatatagaatcacactattcatatagaatcacactattcatatagaatcacacttcatatagaatcacactattcatatagaatcacactattatatagaatcacacttcatatagaatcacactattcatatagaatcacactattatatagaatcacactattatatagaatcacactattcatatagaatcacactattcatatagaatcacacttcatatagaatcacactattcatatagaatcacactattcatggagaatcacactattatatagaatcacacttcatatagaatcacactattcatatagaatcacacttcatatagaatcacactattcatatagaatcacactattatatagaatcacactattcatatagaatcacactattatatagaatcacactattcatggagaatcacactattcatggagaatcacactattcatatagaatcacactattcatggagaatcacactattcatatagaatcacactattcatatagaatcacactattcatatagaatcacactattcatatagaatcacactattcatatagaatcacactattcatatagaatcCCACTATTCATggagaatcacactattcatatagaatcacactattcatatagaatcacactattcatggagaatcacactattatatagaatcacactattcatatagaatcacactattcatatagaatcacactattatatagaatcacactattatatagaatcacactattcatggagaatcacactattcatatagaatcacactattcatatagaatcacactattatatagaatcacactattcatatagaatcacactattcatatagaatcacactattcatatagaatcacactattatatagaatcacactattcatatagaatcacactattcatatagaatcacactattcatatagaatcacactattcatatagaatcacactattcatggataatcacactattcatggagaatcacactattatatagaatcacactattcatatagaatcacactattcatatagaatcacactattcatatagaatcacactattcatggagaatcacactattcatatagaatcacactattcatggagaatcacactattatatagaatcacactattcatggagaatcacactattatatagaatcacactattcatggataatcacactattcatggagaatcacactattatatagaatcacactattcatggataatcacactattcatggagaatcacactattatatagaatcacactattcatatagaatcacactattcatatagaatcacactattcatatagaatcacactattcatggagaatcacactattcatatagaatcacactattcatggagaatcacactattatatagaatcacactattcatggagaatcacactattatatagaatcacactattcatggataatcacactattcatggagaatcacactattatatagaatcacactattcatggagaatcacactattcatggagaatcacactattcatatagaatcacactattcatggagaatcacactattcatggagaatcacactattcatatagaatcacactattatatagaatcacactattcatatagaatcacactattcatatagaatcacactattcatatagaatcacactattcatggagaatcacactattcatggagaatcacactattcatatagaatcacactattatatagaatcacactattcatatagaatcacactattcatatagaatcacactattcatatagaatcacactattcatggagaatcacactattcatggagaatcacactattcatatagaatcacactattatatagaatcacactattcatatagaatcacactattcatatagaatcacactattcatatagaatcacactattcatatagaatcacactattcatggagaatcacactattcatatagaatcacactattcatatagaatcacactattcatatagaatcacactattcatatagaatcacactattcatggagaatcacactattcatggagaatcacactattcatatagaatcacactattcatatagaatcacactattcatatagaatcacactattcatatagaatcacactattcatatagaatcacactattcatggagaatcacactattcatggagaatcacactattcatatagaatcacactattcatatagaatcacactattcatatagaatcacactattcatatagaatcacactattcatatagaatcacactattcatggagaatcacactattcatatagaatcacactattcatatagaatcacactattcatatagaatcacactattcatatagaatcacactattcatggagaatcacactattcatatagaatcacactattatatagaatcacactattcatatagaatcacactattcatatagaatcacactattcatatagaatcacactattcatatagaatcacactattcatatagaatcacactattatatagaatcacactattcatatagaatcacactattcatatagaatcacactattcatatagaatcacactacatggAGAATCACTCTACATGTGTAGTTCATTTCGAAACAGCACCTAGGTATGGTGATAATATCCCACGGTGAAGTTCCTGGGAATTCCCAGCCCTAGGAGGCATTGTAAATGATTTACAATTCATTTAAATTAGAGCTAATGGTGTTTGTCcaatggaaaatagtggatttatGCCGATAGCTGCTTTCCTTACGTTCTATTGGTTATGGAATGTAGTCGACCGCCAAACGAAGAGAGTATTGAGGATGTGAGACAGCTGTAAAGACATTTACTTGACTGTGTTCACGATTGCCCTTCGTCCCCATATTACTTCTCTGTGACCATCAGAGCCAACTTGGCAATGTTGTGTAGGAACACAGTATGCCTCCATGCCAGTGAATATCGCTTAGAGGCACGTGACCCTTACTTCAAAGTGGCCGTGTAAGTACAGAATGTTCTGAGCTTATGTGATATTGACGTTTGTCGCTTcgacctggggcggcagggtagcctagtggttagagagttggactagtaaccaaaaggttgcaagttcaaatccccgagctgacaaggtacaaatctgtcgttctgcccctgaacaggcagttaacccactaggccgttattgaaaataagaatttgttcttaactgacttgcctagttaaataaaggtcaaataaaaaaccTCTGGTCTGTGGGAACACACTACTCCTTTGGTTCAAGAGGCTTCACTCTTGCATCACTCTTGGCTCGGGCGTTGCCTGCAGTACCCTACTACCCAtactggtggtgtgtgtgtgtgtgtgtgtgtgtcactgtctagAAGAATCAGATTGTTTTGACCGGAGTCTGACAACTCGAACTTCGATATGAACTTCGACCTCACTATGTAGTTCTTTATTTCCACATCTAGTGCCGGCAAGTAAACACGCCATTGCAAACAGACGTGGAAGACGGTGTGATTGACCTTCTCAGTTGCTCGCTGACTGACCTTCAGAGGGGAAAAACAATCGGTCATTTTTAAATCCCATCACAGTTCAACTCcagctctgttctctctctctctgagtggccTAGGCTCCATAGTTTTCACCCACTATGCAGAAAGAAACCGCCGGGATTCCAGCCACACATTGACCCCGTTTATCCAGTCTGTCTATGAAATGATGTTACTACTGACTATTAAGCTGGGTGGGGGTCATTAACCAGATATAATACTGAAATGTAACTGCACCACTTTGTCTGTTTACACACAACaagtgtgtgttttctgtgtccTCTCAATGAAGCGTCCAGTCTGTATTGGGGTATACAGTGGCGCTGGGCCAGATTTTTAAAGCTGGTCTGGTGAATCCAAGGTGACTTGTCTTAATCATTCATCAGTTGCCACAACACTACAGCCACGTCAGGTATACAGTGGAGCTAGCATGCAGTCTGTATTGGGGTATACAGTGGTATGTGATATCATTTCAACTAGACATTACCCAGAGTGATGTCAGTATCTCTCCACTCATCTGCTGGTCTTTGATCCATGGTGTGTGATTGGAAGTGGGGTCAAACTCATAGGCTGCGTTtaaacaggcagcccaattctgatatgttTCACTAATTGATCTTTTGATCAATCCGATCAGcactgaaaaagatctgatgtgattggtcaaaagacctattagttgggggggggggagagatcagaattgggttgcctgtgtaaacgcagccttggAAAATAGTCCATAGTTCCCTTTGTTGTCGTTGAGTAAATTCTTCCTCTCCTGTTTCTGAAGTCGGGAAGATTTCCAACGGATCCCAGAGTTGGCCATCAACCCTCTGGGAGACAGAATCATCAATGCCTTCTTTCCCGAGGGGTGAGTAGTATGTGACCTTCCCTGATTTCTTTAAAGATGCACATGGCTTTGACTCGAGTCACTCACCACACGAACAAACCCATTTAGTAATGTGCGTTAAACATACAGTAAACATTCCTTTGTTTGAGTCTACCTTAACATTGTATTTATATTGTAATGCATTTTCTTACGTTTTTAAGTGTGTGGGACCGGTTGTGCTGGTCTTTGAAATTCACATGAAAGTTTCGTGTTTTTTTTCGACAACATGACTTGGATAGACCTATATCATTACCATCCCAAAACAAACAGCCTTGGATAGACCTATATCGTTACAATCCCAAAACAAACAGCCTTGGATAGACCTATATCATTACCATCCCAAAACAAACAGCCTTGGATAGACCTATATCGTTACCATCCCAAAACAAACAGCCTTGGATAGACCTATATCATTACCATCCCAAAACAAACAGCCTTGGATAGACCTATATCATTACCATCCCAAAACAAACAGCCTTGGATAGACCTATATCGTTACAATCCCAAAACAAACAGCCTTGGATAGACCTATATCATTACCATCCCAAAACGTACAGCCTTGGATAGACCTATATCATTACCATCCCAAAACAAACAGCCTTGGATAGACCTATATCATTACCATCCCAAAACAAACAGCCTTGGATAGACCTATATCGTTACAATCCCAAAACAAACAGCCTTGGATAGACCTATATCATTACCATCCCAAAACGTACAGCCTTGGATAGACCTATATCATTACCATCCCAAAACGTACAGTGTGTAGACTTAATTTTACCTtataacaatgtcatgaccgcagtcaaattccatgtgaccgttgaGTCACAGTAACTAGGCTTCTCTAAAACGgcgctctgatgctgctgatggtcattagtagcctaacAAGCTTGCTAACGACCAGTcgctattgtccctccatcaggtactaatggcctggtactcagagctctattgtccctccatcaggtcctaatggcctgctactcagggctctattgtccctccatcaggttgctaatggcctggtactcagggctctattttcCCTCCATCAGgacctaatggcctggtactcagggctctattgtccctccatcaggttgctaatggcctggtactcagggctctatcgtccctccatcaggtcctaatggcctggtactcagggctctattgtccctccatcaggttgctaatggcctggtactcagggctctattgtccctccatcaggtcctaatggcctggtactcagagcTCTATTTTCCCTCCATCAGgacctaatggcctggtactcagggctctattatccctccatcaggttgctaatggcctggtactcagggctctatcgtccctccatcaggtcctaatggcctggtactcagggctctattccctgttcaaaggtacttaggcatattttgtcttgtccatttaAACTCTatatggcacacatacacaatccatgtctcaattgtctcaaggcttttaaacaatgttatttaattaacctgtctcctccccttcattctacactgatttaaagtggatttaacacgtgacatcaataagggatcgtaccgttcacctggattcacctggtcagtgtatatCCTAAGGTTTCTATCACAACTAGTGTTGCATAAGCAATTGTAATTTAACCCTATAGAAGGACCAGTTTCAAATCCTGACTTTGTTAATTGCTCAACGTggcatgaccgccacagccctagtcatGTGGACCACAATGAGTAGCCTGATATTAGAAGGTTGCGTTGGTCTAAGGTGTTCTGACCTCCCAAGTCATGACCAATCATGTGAATGACCTGTTTTGCTGTGTGTCTATTCAGCAAATTATACAGCTTAAAAATAGAAATATCCTATGTCTCTATGAAGGCTCTTCTGGTCGGGTTGATGTAATTGTTGTTGTCCCGGCTGTGTGTTTTCTCAGGGAGGACCAGGTGAACTTCAGGGGCTTCATGAGAACTCTGGCTCACTTCCGTCCCATAGAAGACAATGAGAAGAACAAGGACCCCACTGCCTCTGAACCTCTCAACAGCAGGACCAATAAGCTGCTCTGTAAGTCTAATCAGAGGGTGCGGTCCTAGCCCGAGTCCCAGATCTCTTTGTGCTGTCTTGACAATAAATGATGAGTGACAAGGGGTCAAGACAAACAGAACTGCGACCCAGGCCAGATCAGTTGACAATTTCCTATAGAgtactaaactcagcaacaaaaagaaacgtcctctcactgtcaactgcgtttattttcagcaaacttgtaatgtgtaaatatttgtatgaacataagattcaacaactgagacataaactgaacaagttccacagacatgtggctaacagaaatggaataatgtgtccctgacaaaggggggggggggtcaaaatcaaaagtaacagtcagtatcttttgtggccaccagctgcattaagtactgcagtgcgtcgtctcctcatggactgcaccaggttTGCctgttattgctgtgagatgttacctcactcttccaccaaggcacctgcaagttcccagacatttctgggaggggaatggccctagccctcaccctccgatccaacaggtaccagacgtgctcaatgggattgagatccgggctctttgctggccatggcagaacactgacattcctgtcttgcaggaaatcacatacagaacgagcagtatggctggtggcattgtcatgttaggataagcctgcaggaagggtaccacatgagggaggaggatgtcttccctgtaacgcacagtgctgagattgcctgcaatgacaacaagctcagtccgatgatgctgtgacacaccgccccagaccaggacggacaaatcgatcccgctccagagtacaggcctcggtgtaacgctcattccttcaacgataaaagtgaatccgaccatcacccctggtgagacaaaactgcgtctagtcagtgaagagcacttcttttcagtcctgtctggtccagcgacggtggatttgtggccataggcaacgttgtaggcctgttataaggcaagtcctcaccacacatcaccggcaacaagccctcagtccagcctctctcagcctattgtggacagtctgagcactgatggagggattgtgcgttcctggtctaactcgggcagctgttgttgccatcttgtacctgtcccgcaggtgtgatgttcggatgtaccgatcctgtgcaggtgttgttacacgtggtctgccactgcgaggatgatcagctgtccatcctgtctccctgtagccctgtcttaggcgtctcacagtacagacattgcaatttattgccctggccacatctgcagtcctcatgcctccttgcagcatgcctaaggcatgttcacacagatgagcagggaccctgggcatctttcttttggtgtttttcagagtcagtagaaaggcctctttagtgtcctaagttttcttaactgtgaccttaattgcctaccgtctgtaagctgttcgtgtcttaatgaccgttccacacgtgaatgttcattaattgtttatggttcataaACAGTGTTTTTTTGTACAGTGGTTTATGGTTCGTGGAAAatggtgtttaaaccctttacagggaagatctgtgaagttatttggatttttacaaattacctttgaaagacagggtcctgaaaaggggacattttctttttttttgctgaatttatacTCTATACCAACAGACTGTTGGTTAACtgtactatagaatactatataCCAACAGGCTGTTGGTTAACTGTACTATAGAGTACTATATACCAACAGGCTGTTGGTTAACtgtactatagaatactataaaCCAACAGGCTGTTGGTTAACtgtactatagaatactatataCCAACAGACTGTTGGTTAACtgtactatagaatactatataCCAACAGACTGTTGGTTAACtgtactatagaatactatataCCAACAGGCTGTTGGTTAACtgtactatagaatactatataCCAACAGGCTGTTGGTTAACtgtactatagaatactatataCCAACAGACTGTTGGTTAACtgtactatagaatactatataCCAACAGGCTGTTGGTTAACtgtactatagaatactatataCCAACAGGCTGTTGGTTAACtgtactatagaatactatataCCAACTGACTCTTCTTCTTTCCCAATCTGATGGatataaatgtattttgaaaATGATTATTTGACCTCAAAACCCCTTTTCTCTTGtctcccccaccccccttccAGTTGCTTTCCAGCTGTACGACCTGGACAGAGATGATAAGATCTCCCGTGACGAGCTGCTACAGGTGAGAATAGAGTCAGGGTTAAAATTACACACTCTTGTGGTTCCCCCACTAGAAAtctttgtttttttggggggggggcctTAATCTCTTGATACCAGACCTCAACACCATATTCTCATTCAACAATCAGGGCTTGAATGTTGTGGAGTAGTTTGATGTTAAGAGTTTGCATCAAGGGGGACCAGGCATCTCTTCACCCTGATGATGGAAATGACCCTAGAGCTGAATAACAAGATCTTAGGCAGAGAGAGAATTGTCCTTCGGTTTGTTCCTCGTGTCATGATGTAATTTGAGCCTATTAAAGTTAATACCAAGACGGACAAGGAGGTAAATATTTATTTGTCAGGAGCCCTGCTGCTCAGCATATACTGACGGgaatttcaaagtgtttttggCATTGAGAAGGAGAGGGAATTTGCCCTGGACAGTAAACAATTGTGTAAATTTCCAACCCTAACTAAATGTTGTTTTCGTCATACTACATTGTCCCCATTCtagctccctctcctcctgtctctcctcttcttcccctcctgtctctcctcttccccccccctccctctcctcctgtctctcctcttcttccccccctccctctccttctgcccccccccccaactaacTAAATGTTTTCGTCATACTACATTGTCCCCATTCTAGCTTCTGTTTATTCCATGTCATTGGCTGTGCAGTGCCCTATGACACCTGGTGTGTTTTTACTCTGAACCAAACAGAAGAAACCAGAacgggacctacctgaatttgtccaataaactAAATAAATACACCCATGCTCTTCTCTGTGTGACTGGTCTGGGATTATGACCTACAATCACTGTAATCTCCGGGTTCAATGACTCAGTGGAAACCGATCTCTTGTTTTGCAAACAACGTTGCTGCCTAACGTTGTTCGTGACGTCATGAACATGCCTTCTGTAGAGCTTATCGACACAGGAACTTCCAGCCTGAATCAGTTTCTGCACCCTTCATGTTACCAGCACAttgaagtatatatatattttttgtctctCACTTACACTCATTATTTGTCATTTTATGTATAGTACATTTAGGATGTCCTCTTGTACTTTACAACTCTGCTGTTAAGACTTGGAGAAAACTGTCAACTTTAGACCCTAGGGAACGTTGGTGTGAACGTGATTTATTCCAGGTTCTTAGGATGATGGTTGGCGTGAACGGGATTTATTCCAGGTTCTTAGGATGATGGTTGGTGTGAACGGGATTTATTCCAGGTTCTTAGGATG encodes:
- the LOC110498284 gene encoding calcineurin B homologous protein 1, whose product is MGSRASTLLREEEIEEIKKETGFSHSQITRLYSRFTSLDKGENGTLSREDFQRIPELAINPLGDRIINAFFPEGEDQVNFRGFMRTLAHFRPIEDNEKNKDPTASEPLNSRTNKLLFAFQLYDLDRDDKISRDELLQVLRMMVGVNISDEQLGSIADRTIQEADQNGDNSISFNEFIKVLEKVDVEQKMSIRFLH